A single window of Hymenobacter sp. APR13 DNA harbors:
- a CDS encoding OmpA family protein, translating to MKRSFWLVVLALLSLAPTQAQSLTGEWQGVETDTGEPGAVWPAVLRLQKSSGTNVFGVLYQEVGGEPGVSATFQMAGTRTAAGLRLEHVRKLTETGRTPFSYWCEGSITFTYDPALEKLTGRATYNPLNDCDKGTLTFYRVRLKSAATVPAGVETTLRVSGRNVLWYTDASLKQPVATGNTYRTKLSKTTTFYLRQSYYPTRQSTAVPITIRVSGTPPAATSAPTPPTPTAPPDTTRLAPLVADRPVVLPTVLFRLGTAELLPEAQPALQQLAAELKARPSLRLRVAGHTDRIGEPQKNQILSEQRAEAVKQRLVQLGVNEARISTIGYGDARPLHPSPDARNRRVEVSAETE from the coding sequence GCAGGCCCAATCCCTGACGGGCGAATGGCAGGGCGTAGAAACTGACACCGGGGAGCCCGGGGCCGTGTGGCCGGCGGTGCTTCGGCTTCAGAAAAGCTCCGGCACCAATGTATTTGGGGTGCTGTATCAGGAAGTGGGCGGCGAGCCGGGCGTGTCGGCCACGTTTCAGATGGCCGGCACGCGCACGGCCGCCGGCCTGCGGCTGGAGCACGTGCGCAAGCTCACCGAAACCGGCCGCACACCATTCTCCTACTGGTGCGAAGGCTCTATCACCTTCACCTACGACCCGGCCCTGGAAAAGCTGACCGGCCGGGCCACCTACAACCCACTCAACGACTGCGACAAAGGCACCCTTACGTTTTATCGGGTCCGCTTGAAATCGGCGGCCACCGTGCCAGCCGGCGTCGAAACCACGTTGCGCGTATCGGGCCGCAACGTGCTATGGTACACCGACGCCAGTTTGAAACAGCCTGTAGCTACCGGCAACACATACCGCACCAAGCTTAGCAAAACCACCACTTTCTACCTGCGCCAAAGCTACTACCCCACCCGCCAGAGCACGGCCGTGCCCATCACCATCCGGGTGAGTGGCACGCCTCCCGCCGCCACCTCGGCCCCGACGCCGCCCACGCCAACCGCCCCTCCTGACACCACCCGCCTGGCCCCGCTGGTAGCCGATCGGCCAGTAGTGCTGCCCACGGTGCTGTTCCGGCTGGGCACAGCCGAGCTGCTGCCCGAAGCGCAGCCGGCCCTGCAGCAGCTGGCGGCCGAGCTCAAAGCCCGCCCCAGCTTGCGCCTGCGCGTAGCCGGCCACACCGACCGCATAGGGGAGCCTCAGAAAAACCAGATCCTGAGTGAGCAGCGGGCCGAGGCCGTGAAGCAGCGCCTAGTACAGCTGGGAGTAAACGAAGCCCGCATCAGTACCATCGGCTACGGCGACGCCCGCCCCCTGCACCCCTCACCCGACGCCCGCAACCGCCGCGTAGAAGTATCAGCCGAGACAGAGTGA